In a single window of the Thiohalophilus sp. genome:
- a CDS encoding omptin family outer membrane protease translates to MFLQPFSIRTGVFLLAGLIIVPAQAQLFDERANWASRDRQAEAYVSAGVAQGKANELVYGQPSSWPTDYKLSQLIWETRQLPMLSAGVSARFGLVTLNLQGRLGITAGDAVMDDYDWVYTNRDWSHWSHHEDTDVTEAWAWDISLDFELTGSESMELAGVLGYKQELWAWESYGGSYIYSSSGNFRDDSGSFTPGQPVISYEQRFRVPYIGLRFTGETLNWRFGARYLYSNQVDVAAIDHHYLRDLIFEDSFSPGEMSSYEISIEYRLSRQLGLLARYDVQDYAEVRGDTLYRDSNTGAVTGYCTNCAGADNRSELVSVGLSYRF, encoded by the coding sequence ATGTTTTTACAACCGTTTTCCATCCGTACCGGTGTCTTTTTGTTGGCCGGGCTTATCATTGTGCCGGCCCAGGCGCAATTGTTTGATGAGCGGGCAAACTGGGCCAGTCGCGACCGACAGGCCGAGGCGTATGTGAGTGCCGGCGTGGCGCAGGGCAAGGCCAACGAGCTGGTCTACGGGCAGCCTTCCAGCTGGCCGACGGATTACAAGCTGAGTCAGCTTATCTGGGAGACCCGCCAGTTGCCGATGCTGAGCGCCGGGGTCAGCGCCCGTTTCGGCCTGGTGACGCTCAACCTGCAGGGGCGCCTGGGGATCACTGCCGGTGACGCCGTGATGGACGATTATGACTGGGTCTATACCAACAGGGACTGGTCGCACTGGTCGCATCACGAGGATACCGATGTCACCGAGGCCTGGGCCTGGGATATCAGCCTGGATTTTGAACTGACTGGCAGTGAGTCCATGGAACTGGCCGGCGTGCTGGGTTACAAGCAGGAGCTGTGGGCCTGGGAAAGCTACGGGGGCAGCTATATCTATTCAAGCAGCGGCAATTTCCGGGACGACAGCGGCAGCTTTACACCCGGCCAGCCGGTGATCAGTTATGAGCAGCGCTTCAGGGTACCCTATATCGGACTCAGGTTCACCGGCGAAACCCTCAACTGGCGCTTTGGGGCCCGCTACCTTTACAGCAATCAGGTCGATGTCGCGGCCATCGATCATCATTATCTGCGCGATCTGATCTTCGAAGACAGCTTCAGTCCCGGCGAGATGAGCAGTTATGAGATCAGCATCGAATACCGCCTGAGCAGACAACTCGGCCTGCTGGCGCGCTATGACGTGCAGGATTATGCGGAGGTGCGCGGGGATACGCTCTACCGGGATTCGAATACCGGCGCCGTCACCGGTTATTGCACCAACTGCGCCGGAGCCGACAATCGTAGCGAGCTGGTGTCAGTCGGGTTAAGTTACCGTTTTTAA
- a CDS encoding TatD family nuclease-associated radical SAM protein, whose translation MQGTKQVLEQPPQTLAYRLHGNCYLNITWHCTLRCRFCPKFNGSWEVQGYDLWLQNEPDVDQILAAIGDPAGYNEIVFCGYGEPTLRLDVLLAVADALKQQGARIRVNTDGLANLVHGCDVTPRLAQVVDAVSISLNAHDEQLYDYHCRPKRHGAFLALQNFARRAREQGIDVTLTAIEGLDEVSIPACEKIASELGVQFRPRYLDQVG comes from the coding sequence ATGCAGGGTACAAAACAGGTGCTGGAGCAGCCGCCACAGACACTGGCCTATCGCCTGCACGGGAATTGTTATCTGAACATTACCTGGCACTGCACACTGCGCTGCCGGTTTTGTCCCAAGTTCAACGGTAGCTGGGAGGTACAGGGATACGATCTCTGGTTGCAGAATGAGCCGGACGTCGACCAGATCCTGGCGGCGATTGGCGATCCCGCCGGCTATAACGAGATCGTTTTTTGTGGTTACGGCGAGCCGACCCTGCGCCTGGATGTTCTGCTGGCGGTCGCCGACGCCCTCAAACAGCAAGGAGCGAGAATTCGGGTTAATACAGACGGGCTGGCCAACCTGGTCCATGGTTGTGATGTGACGCCGCGCCTGGCACAGGTGGTGGATGCGGTGTCGATCTCCCTCAATGCCCACGACGAACAACTCTACGATTACCATTGTCGTCCCAAACGCCATGGCGCTTTCCTGGCTTTGCAGAACTTCGCCCGTCGTGCCCGTGAGCAAGGGATTGACGTGACTCTTACGGCCATCGAGGGGCTCGACGAGGTCAGCATCCCGGCGTGTGAGAAAATCGCCAGCGAGCTGGGGGTGCAGTTTCGTCCCCGTTACCTGGACCAGGTTGGCTGA
- a CDS encoding TIGR01212 family radical SAM protein (This family includes YhcC from E. coli K-12, an uncharacterized radical SAM protein.) produces MTLCEYVNTFGQMMLNRYHERVHKLAIDAGFTCPNRDGTLGRGGCTFCNNVSFSPNGRQPDPVNAQLESGRRVLAKRTGAKKFLAYFQAYTNTYDDVAVLKQRYDTALSQPDVIGLAIGTRPDCAPEKVLDLLQDYHDQGYEIWLELGLQSAFDHSLQRVNRGHGFAEYQTAVRAARQRGLPVCTHLILGLPGEDPEHARLSLHRVLEEGVDGLKLHPLHVVKGTLLANQWRRDEYRPWSLQTYIGTVADLVEMTPVEIVYHRLTGTAASHILLAPEWCNWKWKVLNGIEQELARRGTRQGQHSPQVALP; encoded by the coding sequence ATGACCCTCTGCGAATACGTCAATACCTTCGGCCAGATGATGCTGAACCGCTATCACGAGCGGGTCCACAAGCTGGCCATCGATGCCGGTTTTACCTGTCCCAATCGCGACGGTACCCTGGGTCGCGGTGGCTGCACCTTTTGCAATAACGTGTCCTTCAGTCCCAACGGCCGGCAGCCCGATCCGGTTAACGCGCAACTGGAAAGTGGTCGGCGTGTGCTCGCCAAACGCACCGGGGCAAAAAAATTTCTCGCCTACTTTCAGGCCTATACCAACACCTACGATGATGTGGCAGTACTGAAACAGCGTTACGATACGGCCCTGTCACAACCCGATGTCATCGGCCTGGCCATCGGCACCCGTCCGGACTGCGCACCCGAGAAGGTGCTGGATCTGTTACAGGACTATCACGATCAAGGCTACGAGATCTGGCTGGAGCTGGGCCTGCAATCGGCCTTCGATCACTCCCTGCAACGGGTCAACCGCGGCCACGGTTTTGCGGAATATCAAACGGCGGTGCGCGCCGCCCGCCAGCGGGGACTGCCGGTCTGCACCCATCTGATTCTCGGCCTGCCGGGGGAGGATCCCGAACATGCCCGTCTCTCATTACACCGGGTACTGGAAGAAGGTGTCGATGGGTTGAAGTTGCATCCCCTGCATGTGGTCAAGGGCACCCTGTTGGCCAATCAATGGCGACGCGATGAATACCGGCCCTGGTCCCTGCAGACCTATATCGGGACGGTGGCCGATCTGGTGGAAATGACCCCGGTCGAGATTGTCTACCATCGGCTGACCGGGACCGCCGCCAGCCACATTCTGCTGGCGCCCGAGTGGTGCAACTGGAAATGGAAAGTCCTCAACGGGATCGAGCAGGAACTGGCGCGCCGCGGCACTCGCCAGGGCCAGCACTCCCCGCAGGTGGCCCTGCCATGA
- the ubiU gene encoding ubiquinone anaerobic biosynthesis protein UbiU, translated as MMNRAMTNRIELVAPAGSFPALRKAVDSGADAIYFGFRDATNARNFPGLNFDNTTAGDAVAYAHRHGCKIMLALNTYPQPASWSNWTRAVDQAAELGVDALIIADTGLLHYARQQHPDLRLHLSVQGSATTHEAIAFYRDEFAIQRVVLPRVLSFSQVKRIIEQTDVEIETFAFGSLCVMAEGRCYLSSYVTGESPNTCGACSPARSVQWHETPQGREVRLNGVLIDRYQSGESAGYPVLCKGRFEVNDELGYAIEEPTSLSVLDILPQLVRSGVSAIKIEGRQRSPAYVAQVVSVLRQALDAAQQDPESYRVRDEWVQQLDKLAEGSTHTLGALDRQWQ; from the coding sequence ATGATGAACCGGGCAATGACGAATCGGATCGAACTGGTGGCACCGGCAGGCAGTTTCCCGGCCCTGCGCAAGGCGGTCGACAGTGGCGCCGATGCAATCTATTTCGGTTTTCGCGATGCCACCAACGCGCGCAACTTTCCCGGTCTGAACTTTGATAATACGACCGCCGGCGATGCGGTCGCATACGCGCACCGCCACGGTTGCAAGATCATGCTGGCACTCAACACCTATCCCCAGCCCGCGAGCTGGTCCAACTGGACCCGGGCCGTCGATCAGGCGGCGGAACTGGGGGTGGATGCCCTGATCATCGCCGATACCGGCCTGCTGCACTATGCCCGGCAACAGCATCCCGATCTGCGTCTGCACCTGTCGGTGCAGGGCTCGGCCACCACGCATGAGGCAATTGCTTTTTATCGGGATGAGTTCGCTATTCAGCGGGTCGTTCTGCCGCGGGTGCTGTCATTCAGCCAGGTCAAACGCATCATCGAACAGACCGATGTGGAGATCGAAACCTTTGCCTTCGGCTCGCTGTGTGTCATGGCCGAGGGGCGTTGTTATCTTTCCTCCTACGTGACCGGCGAATCACCGAACACCTGTGGCGCCTGCTCGCCGGCGAGGTCCGTGCAGTGGCATGAGACACCACAGGGCCGCGAGGTGCGGCTCAATGGCGTATTGATCGACCGTTATCAATCCGGCGAGAGTGCCGGGTATCCCGTGCTGTGCAAGGGTCGTTTTGAGGTCAACGATGAACTGGGTTACGCCATCGAGGAACCGACCAGTCTGTCGGTGCTCGATATTCTGCCGCAGCTGGTTCGCAGTGGCGTCAGTGCCATCAAGATCGAGGGGCGCCAGCGCAGTCCGGCCTATGTCGCCCAGGTCGTCAGCGTTCTGCGCCAGGCGCTGGACGCCGCGCAACAGGATCCCGAGTCCTATCGCGTTCGCGACGAATGGGTGCAACAACTGGATAAACTGGCCGAAGGCAGCACGCATACCCTCGGCGCGCTGGATCGGCAATGGCAATGA
- the ubiV gene encoding ubiquinone anaerobic biosynthesis protein UbiV yields MAMKLALGPLLYFWPRERVEAFYRQVADWPVDIVYLGETVCAKRRELRLNDWLRIARQLRDAGKEVILSTLALIEAESELAGLRRIVHNGEFPVEANDMAAVQQLKGQHYIAGPHLNIYNPASLSLHHQLGATRWVMPVELSQQTLRQMQLNKPRQMETEVFVFGRLPLAFSARCFTARACHLPKDHCQLRCGEYPDGLAMNTREQEAFLVINGIQTQSATTCNLVRAIPALRELQTDVLRLSPQSQHMQEIVALYSRVLQNRLDPHEAEHRINTLTCGAPANGYWHDSPGMRWIEQPQPFGPGVTE; encoded by the coding sequence ATGGCAATGAAACTCGCGCTTGGCCCTCTGCTCTATTTCTGGCCCCGCGAACGGGTCGAGGCCTTCTATCGCCAGGTTGCCGACTGGCCGGTGGATATTGTCTATCTTGGTGAAACGGTCTGTGCCAAGCGGCGCGAGCTGCGGCTGAATGACTGGCTGCGCATCGCCCGCCAGCTGCGCGATGCCGGCAAAGAGGTGATCCTTTCCACCCTCGCGCTGATCGAGGCCGAGTCGGAACTGGCCGGCTTGCGCCGTATTGTGCACAACGGCGAGTTTCCCGTCGAAGCCAACGACATGGCGGCCGTGCAGCAACTCAAGGGACAACATTATATCGCCGGCCCGCATCTCAACATCTACAATCCTGCCTCGCTCTCGCTCCACCACCAACTGGGCGCAACCCGCTGGGTGATGCCGGTGGAGTTATCACAACAGACCCTGCGACAGATGCAGCTCAACAAACCACGGCAGATGGAGACCGAGGTCTTTGTCTTCGGACGCCTGCCACTGGCATTTTCGGCGCGCTGCTTCACCGCCCGCGCCTGCCACCTGCCCAAGGATCACTGTCAGCTGCGCTGCGGTGAGTATCCCGACGGGCTGGCTATGAACACCCGGGAGCAGGAGGCCTTTCTGGTTATTAACGGCATCCAGACCCAGTCCGCCACCACCTGCAACCTGGTGCGGGCGATCCCGGCCCTGCGTGAACTGCAAACCGATGTCCTGCGACTCTCGCCCCAGTCACAACACATGCAAGAGATCGTCGCCCTCTACTCCCGGGTGCTGCAAAACAGGCTCGATCCCCATGAAGCCGAACACCGGATTAACACACTGACCTGCGGCGCCCCGGCCAACGGCTACTGGCACGACAGCCCCGGCATGCGATGGATCGAACAGCCTCAGCCCTTCGGGCCAGGAGTGACTGAGTGA
- the ubiT gene encoding ubiquinone anaerobic biosynthesis accessory factor UbiT produces MPIPLQPLSLAFRLTPAALQTELLSRLFNHLLRGQTIAGQLEALEGKRLAIEITDSATLLNFTLRRGRLYRTGNVGREDRDVCIRGRLEHFWQLAARQEDPDTLFFNRQLEIEGETETGLYIKNLLDSLDYDWEAHFQAVLGKRLAKLPLAVWQGRRPRIRS; encoded by the coding sequence ATGCCGATCCCGCTACAACCCCTGTCGCTGGCTTTTCGCCTCACGCCGGCCGCGCTGCAAACAGAACTACTTTCACGCCTGTTCAATCATTTACTCCGGGGACAGACGATTGCCGGACAACTCGAAGCGCTTGAGGGCAAGCGGCTGGCTATCGAGATCACCGACAGCGCCACGCTACTGAATTTTACCCTCCGGCGCGGACGCCTCTATCGCACCGGCAATGTCGGCCGGGAGGACCGGGATGTCTGCATCCGCGGAAGGCTGGAACATTTCTGGCAACTGGCCGCCCGCCAGGAAGATCCCGATACCCTGTTTTTCAACCGGCAACTGGAGATCGAGGGGGAGACCGAAACCGGTCTTTACATCAAGAACCTGCTGGACAGTCTCGACTATGACTGGGAGGCCCATTTTCAGGCGGTGCTGGGCAAGCGTCTTGCCAAACTGCCATTGGCCGTTTGGCAGGGCCGAAGGCCGAGGATAAGATCCTGA
- a CDS encoding dihydroorotate dehydrogenase-like protein — translation MVDMTTEYLGLKLANPLVPSSSPLTGDRDSVMRLREAGAPAIVLPSLFEEKIDQEEQELDRFIHHQSIGFGEMESFHPVPDDFKTCQDEYLEYLQRIKQELDIPVIASLNGTTAGGWLEYGQQLQQAGADALELNVYYIAGNGEESGNDVEQRYIDLLESLQQHVTIPITLKLSPQFSSPVHFISRLEQAGAAGVALFNRFYLPDIDPEQLMVEPALQLSMPYESLMRIRWAALLHGRVNLSLAMTGGFHNARDGIKALLAGADVVHLCSVLLQQGPEYLSVILGEMHHWLEEYEYDSVSQIKGSMSYHNAPDPGAYERVNYITVLDNYTSPRGVLR, via the coding sequence ATGGTGGATATGACGACCGAGTATCTTGGCCTGAAGCTCGCCAACCCGCTGGTGCCTTCATCCTCGCCACTGACCGGTGATCGTGATTCGGTGATGCGATTGCGCGAGGCCGGTGCCCCGGCGATTGTTCTGCCATCGTTGTTTGAGGAAAAAATCGATCAGGAAGAACAGGAACTGGATCGTTTTATTCATCACCAGTCGATCGGCTTTGGTGAGATGGAAAGTTTTCATCCGGTACCGGATGACTTCAAGACCTGCCAGGACGAGTACCTGGAGTACCTGCAGAGGATAAAACAGGAACTGGATATCCCCGTCATTGCCAGCCTTAACGGTACCACCGCCGGCGGCTGGCTGGAATACGGGCAACAGTTGCAACAGGCCGGCGCCGATGCGCTGGAGCTGAACGTCTATTATATCGCCGGCAATGGCGAGGAAAGCGGTAATGACGTGGAGCAGCGTTATATCGATCTGCTGGAATCGTTGCAACAACACGTTACGATTCCGATTACTCTGAAACTTTCCCCCCAGTTCAGCTCGCCGGTCCATTTTATCAGTCGCCTGGAACAGGCCGGGGCGGCCGGGGTGGCGCTGTTTAACCGCTTTTATCTGCCGGACATCGATCCGGAGCAACTGATGGTCGAGCCGGCATTGCAACTGTCCATGCCGTATGAGTCGTTAATGCGAATCCGCTGGGCGGCCCTGTTGCATGGACGGGTTAACCTGTCGCTGGCGATGACCGGCGGTTTTCATAACGCACGCGATGGCATCAAGGCGTTGCTGGCAGGAGCCGACGTGGTGCATTTATGCAGTGTGCTGTTACAGCAAGGGCCGGAGTATCTGTCCGTGATTCTGGGCGAAATGCATCACTGGCTGGAAGAATACGAGTACGACTCGGTCAGCCAGATCAAGGGCAGCATGAGTTACCATAACGCGCCCGATCCCGGTGCCTATGAGCGGGTTAATTATATTACCGTCCTGGATAACTATACCTCGCCCAGAGGTGTATTGCGCTGA
- the nifJ gene encoding pyruvate:ferredoxin (flavodoxin) oxidoreductase: MSEPRTLTIDGNQAAATVAHKLNEVVAIYPITPASPMGEWADEWSSRGQVNLWGTVPHIVEMQSEGGAAGAIHGALQAGALTTTFTASQGLLLMIPNMYKIAGELTPTVFHVAARSLACQALSIFGDHSDVMSARMTGFGFLCANSPQEVMDMALIAQAASLEGQVPMVHFFDGFRTSHEVAKLQGLDDEVLAAMIRPEWVQRHRNNALSPEHPVLRGSSQNPDVYFQARETVNPFYEKLPGIVQQAMDRFAEQTGRQYRLFDYVGSEEAERVMILMGSGAEAAQETVAYLNHQGEKVGLLKVRLYRPFEADALIHALPTSVKKIAVLDRTKEPGADGEPLYKDVVTALAQHYCSGECRFDGMPTVIGGRYGLSSKEFTPGMIKAVFDELRGDKPKNHFTIGIHDDVTHTSLEWDPAFRTDAHAQTFQAMFYGLGSDGTVSANKNSIKIIGESTDLYAQGYFVYDSKKAGAVTVSHLRFGSQPIRSTYLIGDNDADFVACHQPVFLERFNMLDKAKQNAVFLLNSPEPADRVWQSLPRKMQQQIIDKQVRFYTVDAYAIAEQAGMGKRINTVMQTCFFAISGILPQEQAIKSIKDAVEKTYGKKGRRIVEINFKAIDETLARLHEVTIPGQVDSEFDVARPVPAKAPDFVQQVTGEIIAGHGDDVPVSRLPANGSYPLGTARYEKRNLALEIPVWEPELCTQCGKCPLVCPHAAIRSKIFSETELKSAPSDFKAHSMLGKDFPAGMMISYQVAPEDCTGCGLCVDICPIHDKSNASRKALNMAPQPPLREQERENFDFFLELPEYDRRELKVTTLKGSMVMEPLFEFSSACVGCGETPYLKLASQLFGDRMLVANATGCSSIYGGNLPTTPWSTNREGRGPAWNNSLFEDNAEFGLGMRIAVDKQREQARELIQALRDQLDNELVEAILNADQSSESGIHDQRQRVAQLREQLAKLKDARAQTLQELAENLIRKSVWIIGGDGWAYDIGYGGLDHVLATGADVNILVLDTEVYSNTGGQTSKATPRGAVAKFSAGGKPTGKKDLALLAMDYENVYVAHVAYGAKDVQTLRAFLEAEAHAGPSLIIAYSPCIAHGVDLSNNHRQQNLAVDSGHWPLFRFDPARATQGKNPLHLDSGEPSIPYREFVQTETRFSMLWHTHPQDAERFLAEAQQEVQHRYHYYKQLSELEWDGATRVSAVKAKLKQDNNKSTEDA; encoded by the coding sequence ATGTCCGAACCCCGTACTTTGACTATCGACGGTAATCAGGCCGCCGCCACCGTCGCACACAAGCTCAATGAAGTCGTCGCCATTTATCCCATTACGCCGGCCTCGCCGATGGGCGAATGGGCGGACGAGTGGTCGTCGCGCGGCCAGGTCAATCTGTGGGGCACAGTACCCCATATCGTTGAGATGCAAAGTGAAGGCGGCGCCGCCGGCGCGATTCACGGCGCGTTGCAGGCCGGTGCCCTGACCACGACGTTCACCGCCTCGCAAGGGCTGTTGTTGATGATCCCCAACATGTACAAGATCGCCGGGGAGCTGACCCCGACGGTCTTTCATGTGGCCGCCCGTTCGCTGGCCTGTCAGGCCCTGTCGATCTTCGGCGATCACAGTGATGTGATGAGCGCGCGCATGACCGGTTTCGGCTTTCTGTGCGCCAACTCACCCCAGGAGGTCATGGATATGGCCCTGATCGCCCAGGCGGCCAGCCTGGAGGGACAGGTGCCGATGGTGCACTTCTTCGACGGTTTTCGCACCTCGCACGAGGTGGCCAAGCTGCAGGGCCTCGACGATGAGGTGCTGGCGGCGATGATCCGCCCCGAATGGGTGCAGCGACACCGCAATAATGCCCTCTCGCCCGAACACCCCGTGTTGCGCGGCAGCTCGCAGAACCCGGACGTCTATTTTCAGGCGCGGGAAACCGTCAACCCCTTTTATGAAAAACTGCCCGGTATTGTGCAGCAGGCGATGGACCGCTTTGCCGAACAGACCGGTCGCCAGTATCGGCTGTTCGATTATGTCGGCAGCGAGGAGGCCGAGCGGGTCATGATCCTGATGGGCTCGGGCGCCGAGGCGGCCCAGGAAACGGTGGCGTATCTCAATCATCAGGGTGAAAAAGTCGGATTGCTCAAGGTCCGGCTCTATCGGCCTTTTGAGGCCGACGCCCTGATTCACGCGCTGCCGACAAGTGTTAAAAAAATCGCGGTGCTGGATCGCACCAAGGAACCGGGTGCCGACGGTGAGCCCCTGTACAAGGATGTGGTCACGGCGCTGGCCCAGCATTACTGCAGCGGCGAATGCCGGTTTGACGGAATGCCGACCGTGATTGGCGGCCGTTACGGGCTTTCTTCCAAGGAGTTCACGCCGGGGATGATCAAGGCGGTGTTCGACGAGCTGCGCGGGGATAAACCGAAAAATCACTTTACCATCGGAATTCACGACGATGTCACGCATACCAGCCTGGAATGGGATCCGGCTTTTCGTACCGACGCCCATGCACAGACATTCCAGGCCATGTTCTACGGACTGGGCAGCGACGGGACGGTCAGTGCCAACAAGAACAGCATCAAGATCATCGGTGAATCGACCGACCTGTATGCCCAGGGCTATTTCGTCTATGACTCGAAAAAAGCCGGGGCGGTTACGGTATCGCATCTGCGTTTTGGTTCTCAGCCGATCCGCTCCACCTATCTGATCGGTGACAACGACGCCGATTTTGTTGCCTGCCATCAGCCGGTATTTCTCGAGCGTTTCAACATGCTCGACAAGGCAAAGCAAAACGCCGTGTTTCTGCTCAACTCGCCGGAGCCGGCTGACCGGGTATGGCAAAGCCTGCCACGTAAAATGCAGCAACAGATCATCGACAAACAGGTTCGTTTTTATACCGTCGACGCCTATGCCATTGCCGAGCAGGCGGGGATGGGCAAGCGTATCAATACCGTCATGCAGACCTGTTTTTTCGCCATCTCCGGTATCCTGCCGCAGGAACAAGCTATCAAATCGATCAAGGATGCGGTGGAAAAGACCTATGGCAAAAAAGGCCGGCGGATTGTCGAGATTAATTTCAAGGCGATTGATGAAACGCTGGCGCGCCTGCATGAGGTGACTATTCCCGGCCAGGTGGATAGCGAGTTCGATGTCGCGCGGCCGGTACCGGCGAAGGCGCCCGACTTCGTGCAACAGGTGACCGGCGAGATTATTGCCGGCCACGGTGATGATGTGCCGGTCAGCCGGTTACCGGCCAATGGCAGTTATCCGCTGGGGACCGCGCGGTATGAAAAGCGCAACCTGGCGCTGGAGATCCCGGTTTGGGAGCCTGAGCTGTGTACCCAGTGCGGTAAGTGTCCGCTGGTCTGTCCGCATGCGGCGATCCGCAGCAAGATATTCAGTGAGACAGAACTGAAAAGCGCACCGTCAGATTTCAAGGCCCATTCGATGCTGGGCAAGGACTTTCCCGCAGGCATGATGATCAGCTATCAGGTGGCACCGGAGGATTGTACCGGTTGCGGCCTGTGCGTGGATATCTGTCCGATTCACGACAAATCCAACGCCAGTCGCAAGGCGCTGAACATGGCGCCGCAACCGCCGTTGCGTGAGCAGGAACGGGAGAACTTTGATTTCTTTCTGGAACTTCCGGAATATGATCGGCGCGAGCTGAAGGTGACCACGCTCAAGGGCTCCATGGTGATGGAGCCGCTGTTCGAGTTTTCCAGTGCCTGTGTCGGTTGCGGCGAGACGCCGTACCTGAAACTGGCCAGCCAGCTGTTTGGCGATCGCATGCTGGTGGCCAATGCCACCGGCTGCTCCTCCATCTACGGCGGCAACCTGCCCACCACACCGTGGTCCACCAACCGGGAAGGGCGCGGCCCGGCCTGGAACAACTCGCTGTTCGAGGACAACGCCGAATTTGGCCTGGGGATGCGCATTGCGGTCGACAAGCAGCGCGAGCAGGCGCGCGAATTGATTCAGGCATTGCGCGATCAGCTGGATAACGAACTGGTCGAGGCGATTTTAAACGCCGATCAGTCAAGCGAATCCGGCATTCATGATCAACGCCAGCGGGTCGCACAGTTGCGCGAGCAACTGGCAAAACTCAAGGATGCGCGGGCGCAGACCCTGCAGGAGCTTGCCGAAAATCTGATACGCAAGAGTGTCTGGATTATCGGTGGCGATGGCTGGGCCTACGACATCGGTTATGGCGGGCTGGATCACGTGCTGGCCACAGGCGCCGACGTGAATATCCTGGTGCTGGATACCGAGGTCTATTCCAACACCGGCGGCCAGACCTCCAAGGCGACACCGCGCGGCGCTGTCGCCAAGTTCTCCGCCGGCGGCAAACCGACCGGTAAAAAGGACCTGGCCTTGCTGGCCATGGATTATGAAAACGTGTATGTGGCGCATGTGGCCTACGGAGCCAAGGATGTCCAGACCCTGCGCGCGTTTCTCGAAGCCGAGGCCCACGCCGGTCCGTCGCTGATCATCGCCTATTCGCCCTGTATCGCCCACGGCGTGGATCTGTCCAATAACCATCGCCAGCAAAACCTGGCGGTCGACAGCGGTCACTGGCCCCTGTTCCGATTTGATCCGGCGCGCGCTACCCAGGGCAAGAACCCGCTGCATCTCGATTCCGGTGAACCGTCGATTCCCTACCGGGAATTTGTGCAAACCGAAACCCGCTTCAGCATGTTGTGGCATACCCATCCGCAGGACGCCGAGCGGTTCCTGGCCGAGGCCCAGCAGGAGGTGCAACATCGCTACCATTATTACAAGCAGCTGTCCGAGCTGGAGTGGGACGGGGCAACCCGGGTTTCGGCCGTCAAGGCAAAGCTGAAACAGGATAACAACAAATCGACGGAGGACGCGTAG